GTACATAAGGCAATTGGCTATACATTTGCGTAACGCGATTGTTGtgcaaaaaattgaaaatagacaAGCAGTTTATAATTGgcaattcataaattctctacaTTTGTGGGCTGAATTGATATCGGCTACGTCTAATAAACCTCAGTTGCAGCCCTTACTTTACCCTCTGGTAATGGTAATAACAAATACCATTAAGCTGGTGCCCACGCATCAATATTATCCACTGAGGTTTCAATGTGTTGAGATTCTTGTAAACCTATCTAAGGAGACCAATACATTTATTCCAGTCTTGCCGTTTCTTGTAGAGGTGAGTATGAATTatattcattgttttattttatttctttgcaaAATAGTAGTTTAGTCTGTTTGGAAGGAGCAGATTTGCTAAGTTTAAAGACTCAGTGTTCCCTAATCCCATACATAAtctgattattttttgttgagtgattaaaatatttcaatgttaCTTAGAACATTTTATATgtccttatttaaaataagatattgCGTTTTTCGCATATAACATAACTTTGCACCCCATTCATCCTTATTTCAAGTACAGTTTTTGTCAACTGATAGAACATTTAGTATGTTATTGATCAAAGAGTTGATATAACTTGCATAAGCAATAGTGCAAGGCAGGGCCGGATGATATGCAATGGTTTTTCTACAGGCTGAAATATCTATTTaatagtattagtatattttagcTATGTGCTTTGAATcctcatcatcaaaccatttcTGGGtgactacagggcatgggtctcctacaGATAGAAAAGGGTTTAGAACTTCACTTCAAAGtcattatagaaaactctcaggcatgctggtttcctcgtGATGGTTTTTCTTCACCATAAAAGCTTAACTGCtttataacataacattaaaaatttcgAATTGAAATACGCACcttgttttaaaattgaatgCCCCGAAAGTGGAGCCCTTACCACTAAGCTATGACCATTTGTTTAGTGATAAATATTcactattttgtttaaaaactcactctatatatctatctattcaaGCACGAAAAATTTATTGTCTTTTTTACTTAAACATGTCCAAGTATTCTGCTGGATTAGGCTATgtttctatattataatatatatattataaataaaaatatattatttacaggtCCTAACGTCGTATGATTTCAACAAAAAGCATAAGAAAGTTTCAATGAAACCATTAGACTTCTCGTGTGTGCTGAGGTTAGCTAAGTCTCAGCTAATGGAGAATGGGTTCAAAGATTCAGTCATTGAGAGAGTTTATGGTCTACTTCTAGAATATACCACCAATGAATCCCATTCTATCGCGTTCCCAGATATAACCTTATTGGCTGTAATTCAggtaaattagtttttttttctattttcaaagaCAACACCTGCCTgtaaatcttttttaataataaagcttttattcACTTGTTCTGCGTTAATCGCTGGAACTACCTGTTTGATTTGAAAATTGGATTGATGCATTTAATAGCAAACTAGTGTAGGCTATTAGAATATTTAGCATCAAGTAACCGACCTTAAGAGCTGAGTAGACGAAGTGAAAACACGGGCGGGCGACGTGACGCAGTGGGTCGTGGTGTACACGCCCAATATAGTATTAAGGTTTTTATGGAAAACTTATTAAAAGTTGAAAGGCGGCCGAAGTCACAAGAAGCCGCCACTAAAACGACAGgtgtaataaaaacattatagatggagaatacattttttttattttttttctcagaTGAAGCAATTCCTCAAATCATGCTCAGTATcgaattacacaaaaaaaatgcgGCAGCTTTTAGAGAAGATAGAGGAAAACTCAAAGTTCATTGAGAAGGAGAGAGCTAAAATCAGTTTTGGTCTCAGCGAAGATAAGATGATAGCGGCATGGGAAGCGAGCCTTAGGGTCAAAGGCACACCCTTGCTTACGTTCTTTGAGAACTGGAACAAGGTTAACAAGATACAGAAACGGAAGAAGATAACTAAGAACGATGAAATAGCTGGTGAGTTGCCAATGATCAAGAGAGCGAAAATAGCAGACtctgaagaaaaaataaagaaaccagAAAACAAAGGTCCCTTAGTTTTATTCCCTTCGGATAGTGAAGATGAAGGGGATCACTTTAAATTAGGAGAAGGCACTGAGGATCCAGCaccaaaaaaagttaaaaagaagATCAATAAAAAGAAAGTACAGAAAAAGGTACTGATGCCTGAAATAGACAGTATACCGGACAAAGGAGATGTTGTACAGGATTTCAGTGCTAGTGACTGGTGACTAAGGAGAATtgattaataaagaaaatataattaaatcctttttctttttacaaccTGCCTAACGCATTGTGTAAAGAGACGTATTTTCGCCAAAAAGTTAGCGTGGGTTAAGTTTGAAATAATCTTTGGActgctataaatattttaagagaTGAATATACCCTGTCCTTAATTACTACAAGTCATGCCCGCTTCTTCACACGCGTCTTGTAAGTCTTGCAACTTAGTTTACAGTATACTAACTTCATTAATAAATAGGCCAATACCTTACGCAATGATACTTTTAGTAGAAGAACCAGGCCTCCAATTTTTAACGACCTCTCTGGCAAGCGCAGtgtttttaagtgggaggtccccaCCTTatagtaagttatgatgcagtcttattAAACTGCATCATACTAACCATCGGGTGAGATTGCACTTAAGGCTGCCCGTTCACCGAAGCGGAGCCGAGAACTGACTAATGCGGAGCGAagttgcgtactgtgtctggttcacttaagagcagcggagatattgtgcaatcctattggttaatatttctccgtttctcgGTTTGGCTGCCTCGCTCTGCTCCAGTGGACTGGTAGCCTTAGGGTGGACttgtaagaaataaatgtaaagatTTGTCTATTTCATCAATCGGCTGAGGTGTGCatgcataataatatatctacttATAAGAGCTGCAACCTCCCCTCATTTATCACGTACAGTCACATTTATTGGCAGGAATAAATcacttttaacaataaattaatatattaacaagAGATTAGTAAGAAAAAGCATTAAATCACAAGACTCCCTTCAAGAAATACGTCCAGTGCACTTTAGGCTCCGCTGGTTCATAGTTCTCTATGGTAAGGCAGCCGGTCGGCAACGAAGAGCGATTAACTAAATCGTTCAAGTAGACCACTATTTTCAAATCCTggaataaataatctatattataaatattactcaACATCAGTAACTGttaacgtttttttacaaaaatacctatatttaaacCAAATAGTATTGCAGTATTTAAGTCGAACAGTTTGCACGTTTTGAActttcccccccgatgtcgtcgagccctggggctcgtctcatggcgagctttcgcgctcgccccactcccccggtgacgccgtagcaacccctcaggtggttatcggcaagtgtccttccgaaaaagcaaaaaagcaaCGTTTTGAACGGATCTTATCTGTCAGCTGATAAACGCCTAAAGCGGGGCTTCACAACCTGGGCGCCgcgccgtagaaagtacagaggtACACCGCGAAGCGCTCCTGctgttaggtacctacttcaaaAAACTCGGCAAACAATTTTTTGTACAGCGGTGTCTTGGCTTGTTCGACACTTTGAAACATTATGTGGAGATCACCATCAGCCATCCCATTGTTGGGGTAGttctatttttcttaattttttgttaaaatttattattgattatgGTTTAATTAGTTTCACAATGAGGATGTCTTATTTTATGCGCCTATATGCCTTACTTTAAAGCCTAACACTATTTTAACCGAATACGTTAGGAAGCGAGCGCTGTTgctaatttcttaacttgtaatTGCGCCGTTGGCTTAATAAGGTTGCGAACCCCTGACCTAGGGGACGCGATAGGGGGGCGACCGCGAAAGCTCGCAAGTCATCGGGGACAAGCGGGGACGTCGACTTAAGGGTACTTCCTGCGAAAGCTCGGACCTGTGGTTAGGTCAACGTTTCGGTCTGCGTGGGCGTTTGGACTAGGTTTTAGTCCAAACCGTGATCGTCTCTACCACGTCCGGACGACGACAGAAAGCGCTGTTTAGACACCAAAACCGAAATTGCCGACTCTTCTATTGGCAAAGATAATCTAAGAATAATTACCTTCTTGGACCTCACTGGCTCATATACACTCTTGGTGTAAAATTCTTCACGATCTATGTGTATCTTGAACATTCGCGAATTCACGAATacgtttttaaaagtaatagtGATGGATCCCCCAAGTTTTATTTCGAATGGCCCCTGAGGATTCGGTTGCTTAGCGGTACCTTTTATGCTGAAACTGTAAGCGGCGAATTAACAtcgatttaatttattgttagttcataaactataattatgttttaaatacaaCGTACACAAATTCTCCAGCCACTTGTGAGTTAAAGGACACCGTACAGTTTTGGACTCCAAGCTCCGTTGGCTCAAACCACGCCTGGAATTTTCCTTTCTCATAAGGACCCAGATTATATTCTTGCTCGGTTATAATCGATGGATGCGAGACCTAAGTGAAATAATAGGTATCGGTTGACGGTTATAAGGATTTCATCTAGTATTACGAAAAATTATCAACAAATAGTTAGGTACTAACCGTTGCTGTGAAACTTGCTCGGGCATCagtattattttgtattctgAGACGCAGTGGTAAACAGGATCCAAGGGGTGTCGTAAACTCGAGCTTCTTAACTTTAGCGGGCAAGCACTTAAGATTCACACTGTAGAAGTACGTTCCAACCAGTTGGTTGCTTACTTCGAGTGTATCTTTCACGTCTCCTACCACCAGCGGTGAGTACACCATAGCAAGAATAgcctgaaattattataataataataataataaatataataatatttattaacctaaaaaccttaatataaaaatatttattaaccacaataaataaataaattacaacatactacaagaggacagagaaaaagaaaaaaaatatatataataatttaggcgtatgttgcttcgttgtggtcaactactcctctgtgccgcagcaccatggcatAACTGTAAGAAATCAGCTATTAAACTAAACGTTTCCGACAGTCATAGCCATTTTGTCATTTAATCCAGTATGGTAAACTGTAATCTCATCCTGACTGATTTGCCAACTTAGACTTTGTCATGTGATTTCTGCCGCTGAGCAACTCGTCAGCCTATTATGGATTGTCCTCTTTGTCCTCTTTTTTCCTAGTCTCATTTATGGCTTAAATATAggttaaatctttaattatatctACGCCTCAAAACTCTCGCttcttttaaatgtatttttgataCTTACTTTTACAAAAAGTATTAACAAGTACCTACCTCTGAATTTCTGCCTATTTTAAGACTTTCAATACAAGTGAGTTTGTCGCACTTGATGCTAAACGTAGCTTCTTTAGCGAGGGGGTTGCTAATCTTCAGTTCACGCTGCACGGACTCACGAGCTCGCGAGACGAACGAGAGCGTGTCCACAATCTTGCTTGCCGTTACTTGAATCACCATGATATAGAATTGATATTCGCGACTAACTTCATTTATGAACATCACCTGTAGAAAGAAATCGCAATTAAACCTTAATCGACCTTTTTTTCTATCAGACAGAACTTATTTCCTCCTGGAGAAGCGTGTCCGATAATTGCGTACTTGAAATTTCAGCCTTTTCCACTGCTCGCGCTATCGTCTTGTACATTGTAACTTTCGCTTTATATTAAGCCATACATCTGGTCATAATTAACTATTGATTGCTGACACAATCGAGCGGTGTGTTTGTTACCATTCAGCGGTATAAcacagaatatatatataaatgtataatgaACTTTAAGATAGTGTGATGATAGACTCACTCTTGTATGTATTTCCGCCACTTCGTAACACACAAATTTCCAGCGGCACGTCGCGACTGCCTCTCCccacactttaattatatcggGATGGTTGATTTCGTAGTAGCCTTCATATTTATCCGGAATTATTTTAAGGACTTCTGTTACAACTATATACGACTCTGGAAACTGAAGATAGTgacataataattaacaatgGCTAAATAATTCAACCTTTTGCATGTGATTGCACGtggggaagcggtgatagcccagtgggtaggacttcgactttcggGGGTCAAGTACGAATCACAGCGGAGGCACCTCTAACATTTAGTCAAgtgcgttttcagcaattaaaatatcacttcaacggtgaaggaaaacatcatgaggaaacctgcattcctgagagttcttcataaggttctcaaaggtatggGGAGTCCTAAGacccgcactgggacagcgtggtgtcCTACGGCGTTAACTCACTTTCATcgtgggaggaggcccgtgtcCCGTAGTGGGCCGTTGATATTTGATGAAACAATTCAATACTGAATCACAGATAAGTGGTTAAAGATTAGGCCTCCGTTTTCGAAGAtagttcgttttaagcaattaaaataccacttccTTGaaaggtaaagaaaaacatcttgaggaaatctacatgcctgagaattcgccataattttctcaaaggcatgtgatgTTTACTAATACGAATTCAGTCAACTGCCTAGACGCTTCTTAATTTGAAGGGAACCCGTGCCCTGCCATTCATGAATTgatgatacaaataaattattttaagggAAGGAAATTAATGAACGTCAGAAGTAAATCAAAATACACTCCTAGATTTTCAGTCATTAAATCCAATAGCATCCAATAATCTGCTGATAAACCGGTTAATAATCCAGGGTCCAGCTTACCTCAGTAATGTTGTGAACGAGCAGATTCTCAGTATGGAACACCTTAGCGGACACCGCGATATTGATGGTGCCGTTGGGATTGGGTTGCGCGGCGGATCCTACAAGCGTAATGAAGAGCGCAGCTTCTCCCAACGGAGAAAATAACACTTGACTCTGTTTCAAAACTTTGTATTAAACTCAAAgctcctttattcaaataggcctcaTTATGAATCATTCGTAGATAGGCACATACCTACTAAAATATTTCATCAATGTGTGGTAACTTAGTAGTTATATGTGCCTAACCAAGACCTACTACATTCTAAACCGGCATTCTTTAATTTCACCATCTCACGGGATCACTTCACCCTACGTATAGCGGTAAGTATGAGCAACTTCGTAtgcaaaaatgtatatttaagctttaataacgtgtatgtgtataataataaaattaaattattctataATCATTACTGGgtatagaagttttttttcattcgatATAAAACATTTGATAGCGATCTCAAGTGTGATTTGAGGCAGTAAAATATTTGGTAAGACCTAAGATACCCACAATCTTACGTCTTGATTTTACATATAGAAGTGTTTCTCATACTTCCATGCAGCAACTTCAAGATTTGTAGATCTAGACTATGTATCAAGAGGAATATTAAGATTATAGAGATACAATACCTCATGTTTTCCCatagttttaggtttaaaatGAATCGGTATGTCAAAAGTGGAATTCGCCTCTATAAAGAACTCCTTCAAAGTTTCAAAAGGGCCGCCCGAAATTTCGGATAAAACGAACCACATATCATCAGAACTGAAAGAAAATGAAGCAACACTAAGCATGTAAGCACGTTTGACTTCGggtcctgagttcgattccctggCGAAAGTTAGTTAGGAATCTATTGGGGTTTTCAGTCAATAAGTTCTGTGTTATCgcccgaattttttttttgtttcatctcCTTACCTAGGAGAGCGCGTTAATCTAATTTATCTTTAGTCTTTACCTATTCTTTACTTATCGTTTCTCTCCGGTGTGTGCTGGGCACACACTGGAGAGAAACGTTCACACGTTGTGACTAACGATGATTATGATGGCCAACTGAATTTTTAACTGAATTTCTTTGAATCAAACTTACGGATTTGTTACTACCACGTATTGTGTATTAACTTCTCTAACAGGACAAtccaaatataatgttttattctgAACGTTGCCTGTGTCGATGCAGGTAGCATAGAGCGACAGCTCTAGGGGTGGGTAGTCCTCTATATTACAGACTGCCTGGAAATTAAGCTCAAACCATTAGTGGAATGGAAACTATTAAGTAGCTAGGTCAGTGCAGAGCAATGTTCGAACTTTAGtttcctattttaatttttatatgtaaaattgttgttacatataaacattaatgtttatattgGCTCAATTCATGGTACTGTATCTTAACTGGCTGGATTTTGATATGCTGAGGATGATGAATCAGAAAGAATTGCGAGTTGCGATCGTCACGTTGGTACTATGATATATCAGCAATGCCCACCAAAGCGTTGCTATGCTTTGGTGGGCATTGAGTAACATCCAATCGTGTTATGGAATCTCGCTAAGGCCAATCTTAGCTCAAATAAGACGCCGTCAGAAACCGAACTAGGCCGTATATTCGAGATACACTGgaaactagatgtgccctgcgtcTTCGCATGCGTTAAGTATGGGACGCAACGTATTGCTACACATGTTACACTTACCTCAGTAAATCAAATactaaacgtaaagtttttacCATCTTTCTGGTAGTGCCAACTATACAAAcctataatattaagtacagatagtattttaacatatttaaacgTACGACTGAGGTGTGGGCGAATAATATACTTGTTCTTGCTCTCggagctttaatcacccactatttgaaagcttcaatcacgtaaacattgccaaacGCAAATGACCGGCCCGCGAACCTATTCCCGTTtagccttatttaaaatacttttaaaatccctataacaaatgactgcaaataatataaatgtaataagtgGCATAGTATTGgtcgatagcgctgggtaagcaacgttgacccgttacagttttattattagtatagataaaagAGCGAATTCACAGTAACATAATGTCTCTACATTATCAATAGGTACacctaattattaaaaaaacaaaaatatgcgTGTGTAAACATTTTAACTTACCCAAACTTTAATAAAAGGATTGTGATTAATAGGTCTAAAAGTTACAGTGAATGTAACATTTGTGTGAGCTGCGATATTTCCTTGCATGGGTGATATATTAAACTCGTTCGATACCAAAGGTTGCCACCAGAATCTgcagattatttattaatttgaatcatagtcattgtatataaataaatctgaGATTAAAGATACGTAAGGCGTTTATAATGAAATCTATCgtactataaaaataacaccTACTAATATATACCATTCAAATCAGAATCcgagatttattaaaaaataattgctcgCTAAAATAGGACCTAAGTTTGCATAGGCTCGGTTTGATAAAATTCAAGTTCCCATGGCTTCTTAGAAATAAAACTAGGCATAAAGGCTGTATAAAACTTTCAAACcaacaacttttttattttgcgaAACACAAAGCAACGGAAATTgaattcaagtttttttttattccactacggcTATAAAGGGCTAactagccctcgactgcaatctcacattgtAATAAGTGTTGGGAGGATGGCCattatatacaacttgtaaatgaaaaccgaaataatataaataaaataataataaggctTAAGCTGAGGTTCATTATGTACTatctgagatttatctgtgaaaccgaaacgaaAGAAGAACgaaattttaagtaaaccactgctgtagtttttacagaaagtaatcagatacagccctaacatcacatgcaaaattaaaatcatgtggctCCTGGTAGgactatgcccgtgtcggttttttatcttcaataggattgtcataaataaatacttaaatttttttaattcgtatgtatggaataataaatatgcttcttttgatttaatatttttacacaatgattccttatgaaatgtgctaaacatccttcaatattattcaaCACGTTACACGTTGTAATTACAATTCTGTAACTCATAcccctattcggtttctacgcgacatcataccggagcgctaaatcgtgtagcggctcgtctttattggttgggtggtaacaagccactgCTGCGTTAGGAAGGTCGACAAATAATGATTTTGAACGTATAAAGAGCCAGCAACCGGGACCAAAGTGCGCTGCGTTGGAATTGAATTTGTTCgagatttaattttgtatttcttaTAATGGAGATAGGGAAAGATATGGGTAAATGGTTTTTCGTACATACTTGGCGCTAAAATCTCCTTTATTAAAAAGCATGACCTTCAATATCTTGCAGCCGCGTTTGCGTACGCGACCAAACTGCATTGAGTTCTGACTGAAGTGCAAACTCATTCCAGTAGCGCATCCACTCAATTTTACTAATGGACGCTCAAATTGAAACACTTTCATGTTCAGCTGTTGGAAACACATAATACTAGTAGGCACCGAGACTTCAAatcaattaaagaaagaaagaaatagtcTTGTCAGAGATGTCTGGCAGTAGAGACatctctgaaataaaaaaaaacgtgcaaaaagtcgcggacaacagctagtttttaacTAAGACACTGGCTTACTTATTTACTGGAAATACTTTcatatcatttattaaaaattcaaaaagtaaGCATATTACTCCAAACTAAACATACTAATTTTACGGTAATGCTCTGTTATGTCGGAGTCGATAAGATGCTACTC
This Pararge aegeria chromosome 3, ilParAegt1.1, whole genome shotgun sequence DNA region includes the following protein-coding sequences:
- the LOC120637218 gene encoding nucleolar complex protein 2 homolog produces the protein MPSVKKTKIKKPKMPHQKPGKEEEPQNNSDSEDEMNTESHKKSLEKLKKIDPDFYNFLEENDENLLNFEADSEDDISEKGDEDGDQLHVPGPITGDSDESDFEDENAKPVQGRVTLKMVVQWQTDLQSEGKIKLATITTVIKAFNAAMLRATSEDGTSTGEYKVEGSSIFNSVIQMCVLYLPAAIKKYLGMEQSGKDPQKCKHYVKIKGPLLAYLKDLLKLLSSVTSDNILTVLLKHLHQMSVYVACFTSISKQALKKLISLWSNSEETVRVLAFLCILRITRNQQTALLDLVLKAMYLTYVKNCKFVSPSTWPGINFMRRSLVEMFTLDLNISYQHVFLYIRQLAIHLRNAIVVQKIENRQAVYNWQFINSLHLWAELISATSNKPQLQPLLYPLVMVITNTIKLVPTHQYYPLRFQCVEILVNLSKETNTFIPVLPFLVEVLTSYDFNKKHKKVSMKPLDFSCVLRLAKSQLMENGFKDSVIERVYGLLLEYTTNESHSIAFPDITLLAVIQMKQFLKSCSVSNYTKKMRQLLEKIEENSKFIEKERAKISFGLSEDKMIAAWEASLRVKGTPLLTFFENWNKVNKIQKRKKITKNDEIAGELPMIKRAKIADSEEKIKKPENKGPLVLFPSDSEDEGDHFKLGEGTEDPAPKKVKKKINKKKVQKKVLMPEIDSIPDKGDVVQDFSASDW